CCGCCTGCCGCAGGTCGCTCGCGACCCGAGGTGACGCGTGCCACAGTGGGCTCGCCAGGTCATCGAAGGGAGCCCCACCGTGTTCGTCCCGTTCAGCGTCAACGACTTCCTCGACCGTGCCCGCACGGTCTACGGGGAGCGCACCGGCTTCGTCGACGAGCCGGACCAGCCCGCCGCCGGGCTCGGGACGCGCACCTACGCCGAGGTCCACGCGCTCGCCCGCCGCCAGGCCGCCCGGCTCGACGAGCTCGGCATCGGCGTCGGCGACCGGGTCGCGGTGATCTCCCACAACAGCGCGCGCCTGCTGACGTCGTTCTGGGGCGTGTGCGGGTCGGGGCGGGTGCTGGTGCCGATCAACTTCCGGCTCCGCCCGGACGAGATCGCCTACATCGTGGCGCACTCCGGCGCCCGGGTCCTCTACGTCGACCCCGAGCTCGTCGACTCGGTCCGCGACATCGACGTCGAGCACCGGTTCGTCCTCGGCGACGACGACGCCCTCTACGCGGCGGCCGGTGCCGAGCCGAAGCCCTGGGAGCCCGACGAGCACGCCACGGCGACCATCAACTACACCTCCGGCACGACCGCGCGGCCCAAGGGCGTCCAGCTCACCCACCGCAACCTGTGGACCAACGCCCTCACCTTCGGCCTGCACGCCGGTGTCACCGACCGCGACGTCTACCTCCACACGCTCCCGATGTTCCACGCGAACGGCTGGGGGATGCCCTTCACGATGGCCGGGCTCGGGGTCCCGCAGGTCGTGCTGCGCAAGGTCGACGGGGCCGAGATCCTGCGCCGGGTCGAGCAGCACGGCGTGACCGTCATGTGCGCCGCGCCGGCCGTCGCCGCGGCGGTCCTCGACGCCGCGCAGACCTGGGACGGCGAGATCCCCGGACGCGACCGGGTGCGGATCATCATGGCCGGCGCCCCGCCGCCGACGAGGACCGTCGTGCGGGTCCAGGAGGAGCTCGGCTGGGAGTTCCTGCAGATCTACGGCCTCACCGAGACCTCGCCGCTGCTCACCGTCAACCGGACGCGCGCCGAGTGGGACGACCTCTCGCCGGAGGACCGCGCG
Above is a genomic segment from Nocardioides okcheonensis containing:
- a CDS encoding AMP-binding protein translates to MFVPFSVNDFLDRARTVYGERTGFVDEPDQPAAGLGTRTYAEVHALARRQAARLDELGIGVGDRVAVISHNSARLLTSFWGVCGSGRVLVPINFRLRPDEIAYIVAHSGARVLYVDPELVDSVRDIDVEHRFVLGDDDALYAAAGAEPKPWEPDEHATATINYTSGTTARPKGVQLTHRNLWTNALTFGLHAGVTDRDVYLHTLPMFHANGWGMPFTMAGLGVPQVVLRKVDGAEILRRVEQHGVTVMCAAPAVAAAVLDAAQTWDGEIPGRDRVRIIMAGAPPPTRTVVRVQEELGWEFLQIYGLTETSPLLTVNRTRAEWDDLSPEDRAAKLVRAGAPALGVTLRTDEHGEVLARSNVILTGYWERPDETDKALVDGWFHTGDGGVIGDDGYLTISDRKKDVIITGGENVSSIEVEDVLFSHPAVAEVAVIGVPSEKWGETIKALVVLADGASADEAELIAWCKDKAAGYKAPTSIEFRDELARTATGKLQKFKLRQPYWEGQERQVN